The segment TAGATGATAATGGTATTATGGAAGCTGCAATTGAAGATTACAAAACTGTTTGGAAGGAGAGAGAATTTGAAAGCTTTGATGCTTCTTTAGAAACTGTAGAGAAGGATTATAAAAGTTGGTATAATAATTCACTAAATGTACCTGAAAAATACTTAAAAGGTAAAGAGCTAGCTTCTTACATAACTTGGTCCTGTGTAGTTAATCCAGAAGGTATTTTACGAAGAAGAGCCATGTACATGTCTAAGAACTGGATGACAAATATTTGGAGCTGGGATCACTGCTTTAATGCTATGGCTTTAACTAAGAACAATCCAGAATTGGCCTTTGATCAGTATGTAACTTTTATGGATGTTCAAGATGAAAGTGGCGCTTTTCCAGATTTTATCAATGATACTTATGCTCTATGGAATTACTGCAAACCTCCAATACACGGTTGGACTTTAAAATGGATGATGGAAAGAACTGATTATATAAATGAAGATAGATTAAAGGAAGTTTACGAGCCTTTGTGTAAGTGGACTAACTGGTGGCTTAAATATAGGGATTATGATAAAGATGGAATTCCTAATTATAATCATGGCAATGATTCTGGCTGGGATAATTCAACCATATTTAAAGAGGGAATGGCTGTTGAAAGTCCTGACTTATCTTCTTTTCTAATAATCCAGATGGATGTTTTATCCGAGCTTTCAAAAAGATTAAATAAAAAAGAAGAAGCTTTAAACTGGAAATGTAAGGCGGATAAACTTTTAAACAAAATGATTGACCATTTTTGGCGTGAAGATCATTTTGTGGCAGTGGATAGCTATACTCATAAAGATATTCAATCTAACAGTTTAATATTATACTTACCTTTAATCCTTGGGAAAAGATTGAGAGAGGATATAAGAAAAAAACTTATAAGTAAATTAAAGAAAAAAGGAGAGTTTTTAACTGAGTTTGGATTTGCTACGGAAAATATAAATAGCGCCTATTATGAGGCTGATGGATATTGGCGAGGACCTATATGGGCTCCATCAACTATGTTATTTGTATATGCTTTAAAAGAATGCGGTGAGGAAGAGTTTTCCAAAGAGGTGGCAAAAAAATTTTGCGTTATGGCAAATGAAAATGGTATGTCAGAGAATTATAATGCTTTAACTGGAAAAACCTTAAGAGATAAGGCTTTCACTTGGACCTCTAGTGTATTTTTGGTTTTAGCAAAGGAGTATATTTGTTAAAAAAGTTAAGTATAGTATTTAAATGGGGATTAAAGTAATTTGATGGAAATATAACTTTCTTAAGTTTTGAATTCAAGTAATTAAGAGGGTTCGGCAAATAATAAATTAAGTTTACAAATATATTACATTTCATATCTGATGTTTTTAACTCATTTGTAACTTTTCTTTTATATATGTGGTATTATAATAAGGGTACAAGGTGTAAATAATATTGGAAAGGAAAGAATTTATGAGCAGAAGAGAAACTAAAAGAAGAACTAAGAAAAGTATCAAAGAAAAAGTATTTATGGTAGTAGGAATTATAGCTATTGTTACAGTTATTGCTGCTCTTTCAGTTAGGCACTATATATATTCATATTGTGAAAAATATGATTTTCTTATATATCCTGGTGCAAAAGTGGGTAGCGTAGATATTTCACTTAAAACAAAAGAGGAGGCAATTGACCTATTAAATGAGAAATATGGTAAGGTAATGCTGAATAAAGATGTTGTAATAAAAACCCCTAGTAAGGAATATAAGATAAATTATAAGCAATTAAATGCTAAGTATAATATATTAGAAGTGGTAAATGATGCTTTCGCTTATGGAAAAGACAAAACTATATTAGAAAAGTATAAGCTTATAAAGAAATCAGAAGGTAATGACTATGATTTGAAATTTAATTACGATGGTAAATATATAGATGTATTATTACAGCAAGTTAAAAATGACGTTAATAAAGATTCTAAGGATGCCAAGATAACTAAAGTTGGTGGTACTACTTTTGATGTAACACAAAGTACAGAAGGTAAGGCTTTAAATATAGACAAGCTAAAAAAAGATATTAATGATAATATAAACGGTGAGATAAATAAAGACTCTGTAGCAATAAATGCCGAAATTGATGTTGTAAAGCCCAAGGTTAGCTCAGAAGAGTTAAAAAAGGTAAACGCACAGATATCTTCATTTAGCACCAAATTTAATAATTCTTCTTCAAGTCAAAACAGGGCATACAATATACTGCTTGCATCAAAAGCTATAGATAAAGTCTTATTAATGCCTGGAGAAACTTTTAGTTTTAATGGGGTTGTAGGAGAAAGATCTAAAGCTAAAGGCTATAAGGAAGCTCCTGTAATAATTGGAAACAAAGTAGAGAGTGGACTTGGTGGGGGAGTTTGTCAAGTTTCTACCACCTTGTATAATGCAGTTTTAAAAGCAAACATGGCTTCTGTTGAAAGATCTCATCATACACTGCCTTCTCATTATGTAGATAAAGGTTTAGATGCTACTGTAAGTTATGGAAGTTTGGACTATAAGTTTAAAAATACACTTAAGTATCCAGTATATTTAGAGTCCTATGTTAAAGGAGATACTTTATATTGCAGTGTTTATTCAAATAGTGAACTTACAAGCGAAAAATATGATTTAGTTAGTGAAGTAACTGAAACTGTTGAACCTAAAACTACTTATGTAACAGATTCTTCTTTACCTAAAGGCACTCAAGTTATAGATGTGCAAGCGAAATCTGGTTATAGAGTAAATGTATACAAGGTTACAACTAAAAATGGACAGCAAATATCTAAGACACTTTTATATAAAGATTATTATAAGCCAGTAAATGGGGTAATAAAAAAAGGTGCTAATTAGGAAGGCTATTTATAGCTTTCCTTTTTTATATAAAAATTTAACTGTGTTAAGGTGGGGATAATATGAAAAAACGTATTAGAGATTACGGAGTGAAAAT is part of the Haloimpatiens sp. FM7315 genome and harbors:
- a CDS encoding VanW family protein, translated to MERKEFMSRRETKRRTKKSIKEKVFMVVGIIAIVTVIAALSVRHYIYSYCEKYDFLIYPGAKVGSVDISLKTKEEAIDLLNEKYGKVMLNKDVVIKTPSKEYKINYKQLNAKYNILEVVNDAFAYGKDKTILEKYKLIKKSEGNDYDLKFNYDGKYIDVLLQQVKNDVNKDSKDAKITKVGGTTFDVTQSTEGKALNIDKLKKDINDNINGEINKDSVAINAEIDVVKPKVSSEELKKVNAQISSFSTKFNNSSSSQNRAYNILLASKAIDKVLLMPGETFSFNGVVGERSKAKGYKEAPVIIGNKVESGLGGGVCQVSTTLYNAVLKANMASVERSHHTLPSHYVDKGLDATVSYGSLDYKFKNTLKYPVYLESYVKGDTLYCSVYSNSELTSEKYDLVSEVTETVEPKTTYVTDSSLPKGTQVIDVQAKSGYRVNVYKVTTKNGQQISKTLLYKDYYKPVNGVIKKGAN
- a CDS encoding amylo-alpha-1,6-glucosidase, which codes for MNINVFEVPFSRYGSYLTISPLEDKNIKRGLYLRSVRGGDEDLGEVFRIETVLNGKPVPYETHCSEVLMELKIKNGGIKLCISEPNLLRIRSEKVNLRLIMKKRSYDNIIRASENSFEVNCSSKRVKFMISLIKGKAFIYRNLEGYDGEIVVDLLDDNGIMEAAIEDYKTVWKEREFESFDASLETVEKDYKSWYNNSLNVPEKYLKGKELASYITWSCVVNPEGILRRRAMYMSKNWMTNIWSWDHCFNAMALTKNNPELAFDQYVTFMDVQDESGAFPDFINDTYALWNYCKPPIHGWTLKWMMERTDYINEDRLKEVYEPLCKWTNWWLKYRDYDKDGIPNYNHGNDSGWDNSTIFKEGMAVESPDLSSFLIIQMDVLSELSKRLNKKEEALNWKCKADKLLNKMIDHFWREDHFVAVDSYTHKDIQSNSLILYLPLILGKRLREDIRKKLISKLKKKGEFLTEFGFATENINSAYYEADGYWRGPIWAPSTMLFVYALKECGEEEFSKEVAKKFCVMANENGMSENYNALTGKTLRDKAFTWTSSVFLVLAKEYIC